A section of the Oncorhynchus keta strain PuntledgeMale-10-30-2019 chromosome 15, Oket_V2, whole genome shotgun sequence genome encodes:
- the LOC127907680 gene encoding cyclin-dependent kinase 5 activator 1-like produces the protein MGTVMSISLRKKAVLFKDGPDTVGHLMEVQTGKSAKDKTLKRYSPWRWIVKKKSSKKVQAHENTNQNNIAHLSNENLEKSQSFSNLSTLTLEKSQSCDKLSTQDQGTPAISNNAASSVEKVPLSNSNTAPTRPRWLVMVHATTGELLRCLGEFLCRRYYRLQDMSSMDPVLWLRVVDRYLLDNCYQSQSCINPAAVVFLYMLCREAVSSEVATLHELHAVLLTCLYTTCSYMGNEIAYPLKPFLVDTCRQTFWIRCMTITKLMSVKMLQMNTDPNFFSQVFSDLKNESQKEEKKSRLLSGVYSTQ, from the exons ATGGGAACCGTAATGTCTATCTCGCTCCGCAAGAAGGCAGTCCTCTTCAAAGATGGGCCGGACACTGTGGGCCACTTGATGGAAGTCCAGACCGGTAAGAGCGCAAAAGACAAGACTCTGAAGCGCTATTCACCATGGAGGTGGATTGTGAAGAAGAAGAGCTCCAAGAAGGTGCAGGCCCATGAGAACACCAACCAAAACAACATTGCCCATCTGAGTAATGAGAACCTGGAGAAGTCTCAGTCCTTCTCCAACCTGTCCACCCTCACCCTTGAGAAGTCTCAGTCCTGTGACAAGCTGTCCACCCAGGACCAAGGCACTCCAGCCATCTCCAACAACGCGGCCTCGTCGGTCGAGAAGGTCCCCTTATCCAACTCAAACACGGCCCCGACACGCCCCAGATG GCTGGTGATGGTCCACGCTACAACCGGCGAGCTGCTGCGCTGTCTGGGTGAGTTCCTGTGCCGGCGCTACTACCggctccaggacatgtcttccATGGACCCGGTGCTGTGGCTGCGGGTGGTGGACCGTTATCTGCTGGACAACTGCTATCAGAGCCAGAGCTGCATCAATCCGGCCGCTGTGGTCTTCCTCTACATGCTGTGCCGCGAGGCGGTTTCCTCCGAGGTGGCCACCTTGCACGAGCTGCATGCCGTGCTGCTCACCTGCCTCTATACGACCTGCTCCTACATGGGCAACGAGATCGCCTACCCCCTGAAACCCTTCCTGGTGGACACCTGCAGGCAGACCTTCTGGATCCGCTGCATGACCATCACCAAGCTGATGAGTGTCAAGATGCTCCAGATGAACACAGACCCTAACTTCTTCTCCCAGGTGTTTTCTGACCTGAAGAACGAgagccagaaggaggagaagaagagccgCCTGCTCAGCGGTGTGTACAGCACTCAGTGA
- the LOC127907679 gene encoding cyclin-dependent kinase 5 activator 1-like gives MFTTITALNSKHWTTRLYLSINKALLTMGTVMSISLRKKAVLFKDGPDTVGHLMEVQTGKSAKDKTLKRYSPWRWIVKKKSSKKVQAHENTNQNNIAHLSNENLEKSQSFSNLSTLTLEKSQSCDKLATLTLEKSQSCDKLATQDQGTPAISNNAASSVEKVPLSNSNTAPTRPRWLVMVHATTGELLRCLGEFLCRRCYRLQDMSSMDPVLWLRVVDRYLLDNCYQSQSCINPAAVVFLYMLCREAVSSEVATLHELHAVLLTCLYTTCSYMGNEIAYPLKPFLVDTCRQTFWIRCMTITKLMSVKMLQMNTDPNFFSQVFSDLKNESQKEEKKSRLLSGVYSTQ, from the exons ATGTTCACAACCATAACAGCCTTGAACTCAAAGCACTGGACAACCCGTCTTTACCTTTCAATTAACAAA GCACTATTGACCATGGGAACCGTAATGTCTATCTCGCTCCGCAAGAAGGCAGTCCTCTTCAAAGATGGGCCGGACACTGTGGGCCACTTGATGGAAGTCCAGACCGGTAAGAGCGCAAAAGACAAGACTCTGAAGCGCTACTCACCATGGAGGTGGATTGTGAAGAAGAAGAGCTCCAAGAAGGTGCAGGCCCATGAGAACACCAACCAAAACAACATTGCCCATCTGAGTAATGAGAACCTGGAGAAGTCTCAGTCCTTCTCCAACCTGTCCACCCTCACCCTTGAGAAGTCTCAGTCCTGTGACAAGCTGGCCACCCTCACCCTTGAGAAGTCTCAGTCCTGTGACAAGCTGGCCACCCAGGACCAAGGCACTCCAGCCATCTCCAACAACGCGGCCTCGTCGGTCGAGAAGGTCCCCTTATCCAACTCAAACACGGCCCCGACACGCCCCAGATG GCTGGTGATGGTCCACGCTACAACCGGCGAGCTGCTGCGCTGTCTGGGTGAGTTCCTGTGCCGGCGCTGCTACCggctccaggacatgtcttccATGGACCCGGTGCTGTGGCTGCGGGTGGTGGACCGTTATCTGCTGGACAACTGCTATCAGAGCCAGAGCTGCATCAATCCGGCCGCTGTGGTCTTCCTCTACATGCTGTGCCGCGAGGCGGTTTCCTCCGAGGTGGCCACCTTGCACGAGCTGCATGCCGTGCTGCTCACCTGCCTCTATACGACCTGCTCCTACATGGGCAACGAGATCGCCTACCCCCTGAAACCCTTCCTGGTGGACACCTGCAGGCAGACCTTCTGGATCCGCTGCATGACCATCACCAAGCTGATGAGTGTCAAGATGCTCCAGATGAACACAGACCCTAACTTCTTCTCCCAGGTGTTTTCTGACCTGAAGAACGAgagccagaaggaggagaagaagagccgCCTGCTCAGCGGTGTGTACAGCACTCAGTGA